The genomic DNA AGCGAAAACATCCCGTCCCCGTCTTTCGTCAAGAGATTCGTCACGACTTTCGAGACACCGGGATGGTAGGCGGCGAGTATCGCCATTCGGGCGACTGTTTCGTCGCCGAGCAACACTTCATCGACTTTGACCTGTTCAAAACTGTCGAGATGTTCCTCGAGCATCATCTCGACAATCGTATAGATGTTCGGATTCGCCCGTTCGATGCTCGCCGCGATCAACAGCGTCCGGCCGTCAGCAAGCGCCGGTGGAATCGAATGATCGGCGAGGACGATCGCCCGGGTCGCTTTTTTGATATTCGCCCGCTGTAACGTCGCGTCCAGCGCCGGGTCACCGCTGACATAATGGAACCGCGGATGACTGAACGGTTCCCGCTCGAGATCATCGATCAGGATGACGTCTGTTGTTTCAAGCAATTCGTCGATGACGTGTTTTGAACGGCGGCTGTAGCCGAAGACTAACGTATGTCCCGTCTCTTTCACTTGCAATAACCCTCTTTCCTTTTGATTGCGAATCAATTGGACTCCGTCGACGAGTTTTGAAATCAGACCGCCGACGATCCCGATGCCGAAGATGAAGACGAAGATTGTCATGAAACGTCCGAAATCCGTATTCGGGAAAAAGTCCCCGTACCCGACGGTCACGACCGTCGTCATCGTCCAGTAGACGGCCCGGAAGTAAGAGCCGAACGTGTCCGGTTCCGCCAGATACATGATTAAGGCGACACCGAACACAAACAGAAACGACGCATAGGCGAGCGTCCGCATCCTCAAAAAGGACATCCGTCGTAAAAAACGTAACCAGACCATACTTTTTTTCACCCTTTCCGAACATTTCCTGTTTTCGTCCTGTCAATAAGGGCGAAGGAGGTGATACACATGACACAAGCTGAAGAAATCAAAACCAGTTTAGTCGTCGTCTTCGAACGAAACGACAAGGTGACACCAAACGGGGATGCTGTTCTCGCCCGCCGTCGCTTTAACGGTCTGCGGTCCGATCTTGAACCGCAAGTCGTCGCGTCAATCGGTCAGGCAATCGGTAAGATGCTTGCCGGCTCGTACACACACACGGAAATCAGCCGTGATTTCGCTTTACTTAACGCTTAAGGCACTTCACTACACCAATTAAAGGAGGAATTTGATGGAACACACGATTGTTCTGACATTCGATACGTTACTCAAAAAACCGTACCGCTTACGCCTGACGGGTGCGAAACCCGATACGTCGGTCACCGAGATCAAGGCACTCGGACAGCTGATGGTCGACCACGACCCGTTCCATGACGGGCTCGTCAAGTTGAGCCAGGCCGAGTTGCAAAACAGTTCGGAATCCGCCTACGTCATTTAAGCGGAGAAAAACTCATCGTCATCATCACCCGTAGAGGTGATGGTGACTTTTTTTTGGTATACTAGAAACATCAAGCAACTGGAAAGGAAGTCAATTTATGGCCAAACGCCCTCTTACGCCCCGCGAATGTGAACTCGTCGTCAGCAGCCTCTACGTGATGGAGCTGATTCCATTCGAAGGAATCATGGAACGACTCGAATCAATCACACTCCGCGATATCATCGGACCGGTCGCTGCCGGCGAGATGTCCCGGGAGCAGGCTGCCGATGCCCTCGATCAATACATCAAAGTGCGCCGCCGCCGTTTCCGTAACGTCCCGCCGGAACACCTTTGGTCGCTCGACGACCGGATGGAGCAAGAAGCGTTACGGATGATCCGCAAACGTGCGCCGTTGACGGCCGGTGAAAAACTCCAACCGAAAGCGATCCCGTTCGAAATGGGCGATACGGTCGAAATGACGGTGACGGAAGTCCAGGAACGTAACGGAAAAGTCAACGTCATCGGCAAGGTCGGCCAAGTGACGGCCAAACTGCCCGTCGCCAACCGGCAAGCGGTCAAAAGCAGCAAGACGATGTCCGCCTGGATCACCGGAATCGAAAAGAAACCGGCCTTGATCCATCTGTCGACGTCCGATTACGGAAAACATCAACCGTCCGCTGACGTCAAAGAAGCCTATGTCACGGCCATTGCTTCACTCCGGGAGTACTTCGAGACGATGACGGTCCCGTCGACGGAAGAAGTCGATCTCGCGAAGTCACTCTTCCAACGGATGATCCGCCGTGATCAAAACGACTGGTTCACGGTCTACGTCGCGATGGGACGTCCGCAGCTCGACCACGTCCGGCGCTGGGTCAAAGTCATCCAGATGCTCGGCAAGTCTCTTCGCGGTGACGAGGAAGCGACCCGTATGCTTGCCTCGCAAGAAGACCGGTTCTTCAAGGATGCCTTGCTCCGGGCGTGTCGGGCGGCTGAAAAAAACTTCTCGAACCCTATGTAATGCTTTCGACTACAAGGAAGCCTTTTCCTCGTCTGTTTCCAAAATCATTTTTTCAATGACGGTCCCTTCATCTGCTTCTACGGTGAGGGACCGTTTTGTCGTCTACCAAAAAAAAGACCGCCGGCGTCGGCCGGCGGTCTAACGAATTATGTGATATCAACTGTTGATTCAAGTGCCCGGCAGGTCCGGCGCACGGTCGGAAGGAAATCCGTCCGTTTGGCGACCCCACCCTCAATCAAAAAGTGCTGGATGCCTTTCGTACGTTGAATGGCCGTCAAGACGGTGACCAGTTCGATGAACCAGTTCGAAATCAATTCCACGACCTGTTCATCAAATGCTGCTGCTCCATACACATCATACCCGTTCTCGCAGAGATGGTTCGGGAAACGTTCCTTGAACCGAAAAATCAGTGTAGCCGTTGTTGGAATGTAAAAGTGATCGAAGATGATCCGTTGTTCTTGATCTGTTTCTTTCTCCGTCAGTCCATCCATCATCAACTTCGGTTGACTCCCGATATTCAGAGTCCAACTTGTTTTCTTTCGTTCGCCAGTGGAAGTGATCGTTCGCATGGTTTCGTCCATCTCCTTTGATGTGTAAGCGTTTACCTCTTCATTTTACAAGCCCATCGACGATTCCTGCAACCGTCAAAATCTTAAAAAATGAACGATGACTTCATCTGACATTCAGTCTATCAAATTTCGCTTGTTTTGACGATGTCAGTAATTAACAACTTCTTTACTCGTTACAACCAGATTTAATCGGAAACCCCTTCTTAAAATGAAGCTTTGCGACAGGATTTCCGTTATTCTCTCGTAGCATGTGACCGCTCTCACCGTTGCACGGGAACGGACTTCACAAAAAAACTATTAGCCGCTTGCGAAATATGATACCATTCAGTGGAATCACAGAAAGAGGAGAGAACAAAATGCGAAAAGTTTTTCGATTAAGCATCTTGTTCGTACTGATCGTCCTCATCGGTAGTAGCATCATCTACTGGCAAAACCGGGAACGTGTCCAAAATGAACTGTATCGCACCTATTATGGACAGTACGGTGTCCCAGCCGAGAATATCGACATCTACGAACAAGCCGGTGACCGCTACGAGGTCGATTGGAAGTTACTTGCCGCGATTCATCGCGTCGAGACGATCTTCTCGAAATCGTCCGCCATGCAGTCTTCCGTCGGTGCAATCGGCCCTTTCCAGTTCATGCCGAAGACATGGGTCGGTTGGGGGTATGAAGGCGGAACGTCACTTGGCGACATCGAGCATGACGGGATTGACTTGACCGATCCGGAAGCCATCAAACAATATGGCGGACTTGGTGTCGATGCGAACGGAGACGGCAAAGCCGATCCGACGGATTTGACGGACAGCGCTCACACGGCCGCGAAGTACCTCAATCAGCACGACGTCACGACACGCTCTGACCGAGGAACGCTTGAATCTGCCCTGTTTGAATACAATCGCAGTGAACAGTATGTCATTGACGTCCTCGACCAATACGATGCCTATCAACAACAAATCGAGCCGATTGATGCGAACGATCTCGATTTCAAGAAACAGACACTTGCCCAACTCCTTCGCATCAGTTTACGTTTGACCAACTAAAAGGAGGCACCACCATGACACAACCCGATCGTTCGTCCTTGACGATTGAGGAATCGTCGATCCGCGTCCAAACGACGTTTGACGAAGCAAAAACAAAACGCTATCTGCGGAGTTACATCTTTGACGACGTGACGGACGGCGCATACGTCGCCGCCCTGATTTACACGCCGCGGACGACGGATGCCTTTTTATCCGGGACGACGACGCAACGCGCGTATAATTTGATGAAAAAGCATAT from Exiguobacterium sibiricum 7-3 includes the following:
- a CDS encoding potassium channel family protein, translating into MVWLRFLRRMSFLRMRTLAYASFLFVFGVALIMYLAEPDTFGSYFRAVYWTMTTVVTVGYGDFFPNTDFGRFMTIFVFIFGIGIVGGLISKLVDGVQLIRNQKERGLLQVKETGHTLVFGYSRRSKHVIDELLETTDVILIDDLEREPFSHPRFHYVSGDPALDATLQRANIKKATRAIVLADHSIPPALADGRTLLIAASIERANPNIYTIVEMMLEEHLDSFEQVKVDEVLLGDETVARMAILAAYHPGVSKVVTNLLTKDGDGMFSLPAKPEWQTFRDAFHILLEDGVTILSDGKRLDLNRRLNEPIPPNTTLIVLCSEETAQRIGAV
- a CDS encoding DUF1659 domain-containing protein translates to MTQAEEIKTSLVVVFERNDKVTPNGDAVLARRRFNGLRSDLEPQVVASIGQAIGKMLAGSYTHTEISRDFALLNA
- a CDS encoding DUF2922 family protein; the encoded protein is MEHTIVLTFDTLLKKPYRLRLTGAKPDTSVTEIKALGQLMVDHDPFHDGLVKLSQAELQNSSESAYVI
- a CDS encoding lytic transglycosylase domain-containing protein; the encoded protein is MRKVFRLSILFVLIVLIGSSIIYWQNRERVQNELYRTYYGQYGVPAENIDIYEQAGDRYEVDWKLLAAIHRVETIFSKSSAMQSSVGAIGPFQFMPKTWVGWGYEGGTSLGDIEHDGIDLTDPEAIKQYGGLGVDANGDGKADPTDLTDSAHTAAKYLNQHDVTTRSDRGTLESALFEYNRSEQYVIDVLDQYDAYQQQIEPIDANDLDFKKQTLAQLLRISLRLTN